Proteins encoded within one genomic window of Streptomyces kaniharaensis:
- a CDS encoding lytic polysaccharide monooxygenase auxiliary activity family 9 protein: protein MSLKRSALSVGVVGAALLAVAASTAGTADAHGTMTNPVSRIAACYAEGPEHPVSQVCKDLVAASGTQPLYDWNEVNIADADGNHRALIPDGKLCSANRDKYQALDWPRTDWPATAVTAGSFTFKFRATAPHLGIQTVYITKQGYDPTQPLKWSDLEPTPVAQVQVGRTAPNGYYTYSGTLPQRTGRQLLYMIWQRSDSPEAFYSCSDVDFGQASAKGAGPVSAKGAGPVSAQAPAAPSDAQIAADAPKSTVAHHGHGGDPDSPAGVMVPTASAAVGTSATGPLLLAGAAAIGVGWAGMVLRRRRVEAVRRDS from the coding sequence ATGTCCCTCAAGCGAAGTGCCCTGTCCGTCGGCGTGGTCGGCGCCGCGCTCCTCGCGGTGGCCGCATCCACCGCCGGCACCGCCGACGCCCACGGCACGATGACCAACCCCGTCAGCCGGATCGCCGCCTGCTACGCCGAAGGCCCGGAACACCCCGTCTCCCAGGTCTGCAAGGACCTCGTCGCGGCGAGCGGCACCCAGCCGCTCTACGACTGGAACGAGGTCAACATCGCCGACGCCGACGGCAACCACCGGGCGCTGATCCCGGACGGCAAGCTCTGCTCGGCCAACCGGGACAAGTACCAGGCCCTGGACTGGCCGCGCACCGACTGGCCTGCCACCGCCGTCACCGCGGGCTCGTTCACCTTCAAGTTCCGTGCCACCGCGCCGCACCTCGGCATCCAGACCGTCTACATCACCAAGCAGGGCTACGACCCCACGCAGCCGCTGAAGTGGTCCGACCTCGAACCGACGCCGGTCGCCCAGGTACAGGTCGGCCGCACCGCCCCCAACGGGTACTACACCTACTCCGGCACCCTGCCGCAGCGCACCGGCCGCCAGCTGCTGTACATGATCTGGCAGCGCAGCGACAGCCCGGAGGCGTTCTACAGCTGCTCCGACGTCGACTTCGGCCAAGCCTCCGCCAAGGGTGCCGGGCCGGTCTCCGCCAAGGGTGCCGGGCCGGTCTCCGCGCAGGCCCCGGCCGCGCCCAGCGACGCGCAGATCGCGGCCGACGCGCCGAAGTCCACGGTCGCCCACCACGGCCACGGCGGCGACCCCGACTCCCCCGCCGGTGTCATGGTCCCGACCGCCTCCGCGGCCGTCGGCACCTCGGCCACCGGCCCGCTGCTGCTCGCCGGCGCCGCCGCGATCGGCGTCGGCTGGGCCGGCATGGTGCTCCGGCGCCGTCGCGTCGAGGCTGTTCGACGCGACTCCTGA
- a CDS encoding 3-oxoacyl-ACP reductase, producing the protein MTEKHAAKGDAVCRRLVGRTAVITGAGSGIGLAAARRLASEGAKVVCADLDEEAGRAAAKEVGGLFVHTDVTDPYMVEALFDEAYETYGSVDVAFNNAGISPPEDDSILTTGLEAWRRVQEVNLTSVYLCCKAALPYMRRHGRGSIINTASFVARMGAATSQISYTASKGGVLAMSRELGVQFAREGIRVNALSPGPVDTPLLRELFAKDPERAARRLVHIPLGRFARPEEIAAAVAFLASDDSSFITASEFLVDGGIAGAYVTPV; encoded by the coding sequence ATGACCGAGAAGCACGCCGCGAAGGGCGACGCGGTCTGCCGCCGGCTGGTAGGCCGCACCGCCGTGATCACCGGCGCGGGCAGCGGCATCGGCCTGGCCGCCGCCCGCCGGCTCGCCTCCGAGGGCGCGAAGGTGGTGTGCGCGGATCTGGACGAGGAGGCCGGACGGGCGGCGGCGAAGGAGGTCGGCGGCCTGTTCGTGCACACCGACGTCACCGACCCGTACATGGTGGAGGCGCTGTTCGACGAGGCCTACGAGACGTACGGCAGCGTGGACGTGGCCTTCAACAACGCGGGCATCTCGCCGCCGGAGGACGACTCGATCCTGACCACCGGCCTGGAGGCGTGGCGCCGGGTGCAGGAGGTCAACCTGACCTCCGTCTACCTGTGTTGCAAGGCGGCGCTGCCGTACATGCGGCGGCACGGGCGCGGTTCGATCATCAACACGGCGAGTTTCGTGGCCCGGATGGGCGCGGCGACCTCGCAGATCTCGTACACCGCGTCGAAGGGCGGGGTGCTGGCGATGTCCCGCGAACTGGGCGTGCAGTTCGCCCGGGAGGGCATCCGGGTCAACGCGCTGTCACCGGGGCCGGTGGACACTCCGCTGCTGCGCGAGCTGTTCGCCAAGGACCCGGAGCGGGCCGCCCGCCGGCTGGTGCACATCCCGCTGGGGCGGTTCGCGCGGCCGGAGGAGATCGCCGCCGCGGTGGCGTTCCTGGCGAGCGACGACTCCTCGTTCATCACGGCGAGCGAGTTCCTGGTGGACGGCGGCATCGCCGGGGCCTACGTGACGCCGGTGTAG
- a CDS encoding sensor histidine kinase → MVGSGPEFDPDDLPDGLVVADALGRVVCFNRAAARLTGVLAQAALGCALEDVLPLEDLDGRRWWQLTDPYGGLAIRTRQPERNLLLPGGREVLVSARYVRAVPQGPLERLVIALRGTEARRRTERSHAELIATVAHELRSPLTSVKGFTATLLAKWERFTDGQKRLMLETVDADADRVTRLIAELLDISRIDAGRLELRKQVVDLAAAVRRHVERKVATGIPEDRFDIRITEPLTVLWADPDKVDQVLANLLENAVRHGEGTVTIEVAPAKEVVEAPVWERSGTPPRIVEGTAVTVSDEGSGIPEESMPRVFTRFWRGSKRGGTGLGLYIVKGIVEAHGGSIRVDRAPGGGARFRFILPAGVPDFML, encoded by the coding sequence ATGGTCGGCAGCGGGCCAGAGTTCGACCCGGACGACCTGCCGGACGGCCTGGTGGTCGCCGACGCGCTGGGCCGGGTGGTCTGCTTCAACCGGGCCGCGGCCCGGCTCACCGGCGTGCTCGCGCAGGCCGCTCTGGGCTGCGCGCTGGAGGACGTCCTCCCACTGGAGGACCTGGACGGGCGCCGCTGGTGGCAGCTGACCGACCCGTACGGCGGTCTGGCGATCCGCACGCGCCAGCCGGAGCGCAACCTGCTGCTGCCCGGCGGCCGTGAGGTGCTGGTCTCCGCCCGGTACGTGCGGGCGGTGCCGCAGGGCCCGCTGGAGCGGCTGGTGATCGCCCTGCGCGGCACCGAGGCCCGGCGCCGCACCGAGCGCAGCCACGCCGAGCTGATCGCCACTGTCGCGCACGAGCTGCGCTCGCCGCTGACCAGCGTCAAGGGCTTCACGGCGACGCTGCTGGCCAAGTGGGAGCGGTTCACCGACGGGCAGAAGCGGCTGATGCTGGAGACCGTCGACGCCGACGCCGACCGGGTCACCCGGCTGATCGCCGAACTGCTCGACATCTCCCGGATCGACGCCGGCCGGCTGGAGCTGCGCAAGCAGGTCGTCGACCTGGCCGCCGCGGTGCGCCGGCACGTCGAGCGCAAGGTCGCCACCGGCATCCCCGAGGACCGCTTCGACATCCGGATCACCGAGCCGCTGACCGTCCTGTGGGCCGACCCGGACAAGGTCGACCAGGTGCTCGCCAACCTGCTGGAAAATGCGGTGCGGCACGGCGAGGGAACTGTCACCATCGAGGTGGCACCGGCCAAGGAGGTCGTCGAGGCGCCCGTCTGGGAGCGCTCCGGCACCCCGCCCCGCATCGTGGAAGGCACAGCGGTCACCGTGAGCGACGAAGGTAGCGGCATCCCCGAGGAGTCGATGCCGCGCGTCTTCACCCGCTTCTGGCGCGGCTCGAAGCGCGGCGGCACGGGCCTCGGCCTCTATATCGTGAAGGGCATCGTGGAGGCCCACGGCGGCTCGATCCGCGTCGATCGCGCCCCCGGCGGCGGCGCCCGGTTCCGATTTATCCTGCCCGCCGGGGTGCCCGACTTCATGCTCTGA
- a CDS encoding TrmH family RNA methyltransferase: protein MPSTDTPLLTSLRSPRVVAARRLAKRNQRTKERRFLAEGPQAVREAVAFGRLPGSAEHAVVEVYVTPEAAERHAGIVDSALAEGLPVLTATDEVIAGICDTVTPQGIVALCRFIDTPFAEVLRARPKLVAVLAHVRDPGNAGTVLRTADAAGADAVVLTDASVDLYNPKAVRASVGSLFHVPVAVGVPVEEAVGQLRAAGIRVLAADGAGERDLDQELDEGTLGAPGAWVFGNEAWGLPEETRALTDEVVRVPIHGHAESLNLATAAAVCLYASARAQRSPGGCRSNG from the coding sequence ATGCCGAGCACCGACACCCCCCTGCTCACCTCCCTGCGCTCGCCGCGCGTCGTCGCGGCCCGCCGACTCGCCAAGCGGAACCAGCGCACCAAGGAGCGCCGCTTCCTGGCCGAGGGCCCGCAGGCCGTCCGGGAGGCCGTCGCCTTCGGCAGGCTGCCGGGCTCGGCCGAGCACGCCGTGGTCGAGGTGTACGTGACCCCGGAGGCCGCCGAGCGGCACGCCGGCATCGTCGACTCCGCGCTCGCCGAGGGCCTGCCGGTGCTCACCGCCACCGACGAGGTGATCGCCGGGATCTGCGACACGGTGACCCCGCAGGGCATCGTGGCGCTCTGCCGCTTCATCGACACCCCGTTCGCCGAGGTGCTCAGGGCCCGCCCGAAGCTGGTCGCGGTCCTCGCCCACGTCCGCGACCCCGGCAACGCCGGCACCGTGCTGCGCACCGCCGACGCGGCCGGCGCGGACGCCGTGGTGCTCACCGACGCCTCCGTGGACCTGTACAACCCGAAGGCCGTCCGGGCCTCCGTCGGCAGCCTGTTCCACGTGCCGGTCGCGGTCGGCGTGCCGGTCGAGGAGGCGGTGGGGCAACTGCGCGCGGCCGGGATCCGGGTGCTCGCCGCGGACGGCGCGGGCGAGCGGGACCTCGACCAGGAACTCGACGAGGGCACCCTCGGCGCGCCCGGAGCGTGGGTGTTCGGCAACGAGGCGTGGGGACTTCCGGAGGAGACCCGCGCGCTCACCGACGAGGTCGTGCGCGTCCCGATCCACGGGCACGCCGAGAGCCTCAACCTGGCCACGGCCGCCGCCGTCTGCCTGTACGCCTCGGCCAGGGCGCAGCGGTCGCCCGGCGGGTGTCGCTCGAACGGCTGA
- the rplT gene encoding 50S ribosomal protein L20, with translation MARVKRAVNAHKKRRVILERASGYRGQRSRLYRKAKEQVTHSLVYNFNDRKKRKGDFRQLWIQRINAAARANGITYNRFVQGLKAASVEIDRKMLADLAVNDPGAFASLVEVAQKALPADVNAPKAAADAA, from the coding sequence GTGGCACGCGTCAAGCGGGCAGTCAACGCCCACAAGAAGCGCCGGGTCATCCTGGAGCGCGCCAGCGGCTACCGTGGCCAGCGTTCGCGCCTGTACCGCAAGGCCAAGGAGCAGGTCACCCACTCGCTGGTCTACAACTTCAACGACCGCAAGAAGCGCAAGGGCGACTTCCGTCAGCTGTGGATCCAGCGCATCAACGCTGCGGCCCGTGCCAACGGCATCACCTACAACCGCTTCGTGCAGGGCCTGAAGGCCGCCAGCGTCGAGATCGACCGCAAGATGCTGGCCGACCTGGCCGTCAACGACCCGGGCGCGTTCGCCTCGCTGGTCGAGGTCGCCCAGAAGGCGCTGCCGGCCGACGTCAACGCCCCCAAGGCTGCCGCCGACGCCGCCTGA
- the rpmI gene encoding 50S ribosomal protein L35 has protein sequence MPKQKTHSGASKRFKISGSGKVLRERAGRRHLLEHKPSTLTRKLAGTIEMAPADAKKIKKLLGK, from the coding sequence ATGCCGAAGCAGAAGACGCACAGTGGCGCCAGCAAGCGCTTCAAGATCAGTGGCTCTGGCAAGGTGCTGCGCGAGCGCGCCGGCCGCCGCCACCTCCTGGAGCACAAGCCCTCGACGCTGACCCGCAAGCTGGCCGGGACGATCGAGATGGCCCCCGCTGACGCCAAGAAGATCAAGAAGCTTCTCGGCAAGTGA
- a CDS encoding DUF1844 domain-containing protein — translation MSSEPTQTPGADDDAIGFDDLTRDIAEVPAVEVITTVAVHLMSAAAVKCGLAEGGEKDKDLDEARKLITALAGLVTAGAPEISNFHAAPLRDGLRSLQLAFREASIVPDAPGAGPGEKFTGPVYA, via the coding sequence TTGAGCAGCGAGCCCACCCAGACCCCCGGCGCGGACGACGACGCGATCGGCTTCGACGACCTGACCCGGGACATCGCCGAGGTCCCGGCCGTCGAGGTGATCACCACCGTCGCGGTGCACCTGATGAGCGCCGCCGCGGTCAAGTGCGGCCTGGCCGAGGGCGGCGAGAAGGACAAGGACCTCGACGAGGCCCGCAAGCTGATCACCGCGCTGGCCGGGCTGGTCACCGCCGGCGCGCCGGAGATCAGCAACTTCCACGCCGCCCCGCTGCGCGACGGCCTGCGTTCGCTCCAGCTGGCCTTCCGCGAGGCCTCCATCGTCCCGGACGCGCCGGGCGCGGGCCCGGGCGAGAAGTTCACCGGGCCGGTCTACGCCTGA
- a CDS encoding DUF2510 domain-containing protein: MSEQIPAGWYPDPKDTGSDPRPQRWWDGKGWTASTRPAPSDAPTPEPPAAADPGPAAADGPEPAADGPKVLEGEVLESGTVRYPEPPPFGAAYGAAVPPPAKARRRPSKLVIATALAAVLGLGVGSGVTYLVMDGRDGDRPHRSAKHQAPPWDENGPWNGLPGLGGDNGGDGSNGDGGNGDGGNGGGNGKNKGKRAGSAIDLVNRITLPVPSGWEGSHTSDGFASISVGSYTCADGKDSCTLGGVITGRIDGGGSDVAAAAKADIDKAAKEAYGDVTGHQELKSEAVKVAGKDGYLVRWKVDASKGNNGYVQTVVFPSSNGKTLVSVHFGFDIADKAPDLGLMDTILKGIGDYKGKLPPIPLPDTGSGGTTTT; encoded by the coding sequence GTGAGCGAGCAGATTCCCGCCGGGTGGTACCCGGACCCGAAGGACACCGGCAGCGACCCGAGGCCGCAGCGCTGGTGGGACGGCAAGGGCTGGACGGCCAGCACCCGGCCCGCACCCTCGGACGCCCCGACGCCGGAGCCCCCGGCGGCCGCGGATCCGGGGCCGGCGGCGGCCGACGGGCCCGAGCCGGCGGCCGACGGGCCGAAGGTGCTGGAGGGCGAGGTGCTGGAGAGCGGGACGGTCCGCTACCCGGAGCCGCCGCCGTTCGGCGCCGCGTACGGCGCCGCCGTGCCGCCGCCGGCCAAGGCCCGGCGCAGGCCGTCCAAGCTGGTGATCGCGACCGCCCTGGCGGCGGTGCTGGGCCTCGGCGTCGGCTCCGGGGTCACGTACCTGGTGATGGACGGCCGCGACGGCGACCGCCCGCACCGCTCGGCCAAGCACCAGGCACCGCCGTGGGACGAGAACGGCCCGTGGAACGGCCTCCCCGGTCTCGGCGGCGACAACGGCGGCGACGGCAGCAACGGGGACGGCGGCAACGGGGACGGCGGCAACGGCGGCGGGAACGGAAAGAACAAGGGCAAGCGTGCCGGCAGCGCGATCGACCTGGTGAACCGGATCACCCTGCCCGTCCCGTCCGGCTGGGAGGGCAGCCACACCTCCGACGGCTTCGCGTCGATCAGCGTGGGCTCGTACACCTGCGCGGACGGCAAGGACAGCTGCACGCTCGGCGGCGTGATCACCGGCCGGATCGACGGCGGCGGCTCGGACGTCGCGGCGGCGGCCAAGGCCGACATCGACAAGGCGGCCAAGGAGGCCTACGGCGACGTCACCGGGCACCAGGAGCTGAAGTCCGAGGCGGTCAAGGTGGCCGGCAAGGACGGCTACCTGGTCCGCTGGAAGGTGGACGCGTCGAAGGGCAACAACGGCTACGTGCAGACCGTGGTCTTCCCGTCCTCCAACGGCAAGACGCTGGTCTCGGTGCACTTCGGCTTCGACATCGCCGACAAGGCGCCGGACCTCGGCCTGATGGACACCATCCTCAAGGGCATCGGCGACTACAAGGGCAAGCTGCCCCCGATCCCGCTCCCCGACACCGGCTCGGGCGGCACCACCACCACCTGA
- a CDS encoding SseB family protein — protein MDRKDFSDPAFVGKSIPDPGFAGDDGTADPALTAALARWSQDRAAAPEVLAALTPTRLMVPIVALLGEVEVDEHGHKHDKTSDMAVPVLEAPDGRRALPAFTSLEALARWRADARPAPVAAPQAAMVAYSEQADTLLIDPAGPVPYQLSGARLRALAENRPYLPPVHDPEVREAVRALLAAEPQVVTGLLAPSEGADGVLAVVFDPALDQPGLQAAAQRVGQAVAADPVLRVRLDRGLDLAVLPATAQLPGEPLYRR, from the coding sequence GTGGACCGCAAAGACTTCTCCGACCCGGCGTTCGTCGGCAAGAGCATCCCCGACCCCGGCTTCGCCGGCGACGACGGCACCGCCGACCCGGCGCTGACCGCGGCGCTCGCCCGCTGGTCGCAGGACCGCGCGGCCGCGCCCGAGGTGCTGGCGGCGCTCACCCCGACCCGGCTGATGGTCCCGATCGTCGCCCTCCTCGGCGAGGTCGAGGTGGACGAGCACGGGCACAAGCACGACAAGACCAGCGACATGGCGGTGCCGGTGCTGGAGGCCCCGGACGGGCGCCGCGCGCTGCCGGCCTTCACCTCGCTGGAGGCGCTCGCCCGCTGGCGGGCCGACGCCCGCCCGGCGCCGGTGGCCGCCCCGCAGGCCGCGATGGTCGCCTACTCCGAGCAGGCCGACACCCTGCTGATCGACCCGGCCGGCCCGGTGCCGTACCAGCTGAGCGGTGCCCGGCTGCGCGCCCTCGCCGAGAACCGGCCGTACCTGCCGCCGGTGCACGACCCGGAGGTGCGCGAGGCGGTCCGGGCGCTGCTGGCGGCCGAGCCGCAGGTGGTGACCGGCCTGCTGGCGCCGTCGGAGGGTGCGGACGGGGTGCTCGCGGTGGTGTTCGACCCGGCGCTGGACCAGCCGGGCCTGCAGGCGGCGGCGCAGCGGGTCGGGCAGGCCGTGGCGGCGGATCCGGTGCTGCGGGTCCGGCTCGACCGGGGCCTGGACCTGGCGGTGCTGCCGGCGACCGCGCAGCTGCCCGGCGAGCCGCTGTACCGGCGCTGA
- the infC gene encoding translation initiation factor IF-3: MSTEPRINDRIRVPEVRLVGPSGEQVGIVPLAKALELAQEYDLDLVEVAATARPPVCKLMDYGKFKYESAMKAREARKNQAHTVIKEMKLRPKIDPHDYDTKKGHVVRFLKQGDKVKITIMFRGREQSRPELGFRLLQRLADDVQELGFVESSPKQDGRNMIMVLGPHKKKTEAMAEARAAADARKAERQGRTTGSDAAEVTEAQDAPAEATAVEADAPVEQPAASQGA, from the coding sequence ATCAGCACCGAGCCCCGCATCAACGACCGGATTCGCGTCCCGGAGGTGCGACTCGTCGGTCCCAGCGGCGAGCAGGTCGGCATCGTGCCGCTTGCCAAGGCGCTGGAGCTCGCGCAGGAGTACGACCTCGACCTGGTCGAGGTCGCGGCGACCGCCCGGCCGCCGGTGTGCAAGCTCATGGACTACGGCAAGTTCAAGTACGAGTCGGCCATGAAGGCCCGTGAGGCGCGCAAGAACCAGGCGCACACGGTCATCAAGGAGATGAAGCTCCGGCCGAAGATCGACCCGCACGACTACGACACCAAGAAGGGTCACGTCGTCCGGTTCCTCAAGCAGGGCGACAAGGTCAAGATCACGATCATGTTCCGCGGTCGTGAGCAGTCCCGCCCCGAGCTGGGCTTCCGTCTGCTGCAGCGGCTCGCCGACGACGTCCAGGAGCTGGGCTTCGTCGAGTCCTCGCCGAAGCAGGACGGCCGTAACATGATCATGGTTCTTGGCCCCCACAAGAAGAAGACCGAGGCGATGGCCGAGGCCCGCGCCGCAGCGGACGCCCGCAAGGCCGAGCGCCAGGGCCGGACCACCGGCTCCGACGCCGCCGAGGTGACCGAGGCGCAGGACGCTCCGGCCGAGGCGACGGCCGTCGAGGCCGACGCTCCGGTCGAGCAGCCGGCCGCCTCCCAGGGCGCCTGA
- a CDS encoding alanine racemase has translation MVMLEPAPAVTPVTDRARYDRATAHLDGPVAVVDLAAFDANAADLVRRAGGKPIRVASKSVRCRALLERALATDGFAGVMSFTLDESLWLARTGLRDVLLAYPSTDRAGFAELTADPELAREITVVLDDPAQLDLIDRARAGDAEVRVCLELDTALHLLGGRVRVGARRSPLRTPEDLGAFAELVQRRRGFRVVGLMAYEGHVAGVGDRVPGRPVRSQLIRLMQARARTELAERRAAVVRRLRQVAELEFVNGGGTGSVETTAAERAVTEVAAGSGLYLPRLFDDYRAFRGRPAALFGQPVVRRPGVGVVTVLGGGYPASGAAGPDRSPVPYLPEGLRYDPMEGAGEVQTPLLGATADDLLIGDRVWFRHAKAGELCERFAELHLIEGDRIVRTVPTYRGEGRTFL, from the coding sequence ATGGTGATGCTCGAACCCGCCCCCGCCGTCACCCCGGTCACCGACCGCGCCCGGTACGACCGGGCCACCGCGCACCTGGACGGGCCGGTGGCCGTCGTCGACCTCGCCGCCTTCGACGCCAACGCCGCCGACCTGGTCCGCCGGGCGGGCGGCAAGCCGATCCGGGTGGCCAGCAAGTCGGTGCGCTGCCGGGCCCTGCTGGAACGGGCGCTGGCGACGGACGGCTTCGCCGGGGTGATGAGCTTCACCCTCGACGAGTCGCTCTGGCTGGCCCGCACCGGCCTGCGCGACGTCCTGCTGGCCTACCCCTCCACCGACCGGGCCGGCTTCGCCGAGCTGACCGCCGACCCGGAGCTCGCCCGCGAGATCACCGTCGTCCTCGACGACCCCGCGCAGCTCGACCTGATCGACCGGGCCCGCGCCGGCGACGCCGAGGTACGGGTCTGCCTGGAGCTGGACACCGCGCTGCACCTGCTCGGCGGACGCGTCCGGGTCGGCGCCCGCCGCTCCCCGCTGCGCACGCCCGAGGACCTCGGCGCCTTCGCCGAACTCGTCCAGCGGCGCCGGGGCTTCCGCGTGGTCGGCCTGATGGCGTACGAGGGGCACGTCGCCGGGGTGGGCGACCGGGTGCCCGGTCGGCCGGTGCGCTCGCAGCTGATCCGGCTGATGCAGGCCAGGGCCCGGACGGAACTGGCCGAACGGCGCGCGGCCGTGGTCCGGCGGCTTCGGCAGGTGGCCGAGCTGGAGTTCGTCAACGGCGGCGGCACCGGCAGCGTTGAGACCACCGCGGCCGAGCGGGCCGTCACCGAGGTGGCGGCCGGCTCCGGGCTGTACCTGCCGCGGCTGTTCGACGACTACCGCGCGTTCCGGGGCCGTCCGGCCGCGCTGTTCGGCCAGCCGGTGGTGCGCCGCCCCGGCGTCGGCGTGGTGACGGTGCTCGGGGGAGGCTACCCGGCCTCCGGCGCGGCCGGACCGGACCGCTCGCCGGTGCCGTACCTGCCGGAAGGGCTGCGCTACGACCCGATGGAGGGCGCCGGCGAGGTGCAGACCCCGCTGCTCGGCGCCACCGCGGACGACCTGCTGATCGGCGACCGGGTCTGGTTCCGGCACGCCAAGGCGGGCGAACTGTGCGAGCGCTTCGCCGAACTGCACCTGATCGAGGGCGACCGGATCGTCCGGACCGTTCCGACCTACCGGGGTGAGGGTAGGACTTTTCTCTGA